One window from the genome of Cyclobacterium amurskyense encodes:
- a CDS encoding TolC family protein, which yields MKFIFKKQLLKYIVYTISFFIFFISGKKLSAQEQGDIEKYINLNMPLADQLPKLDSLIEIAIGNHPTVKVNQALVGSAEARINLAKKSWSNLVRVYVDYSYGNQAILYASGSDLSNIANGYRTGANLSIPLSEVFLKKDRVKLQKQELEATFYKTKEMELTISNQVIEEYNSALLGQKLMLIRLEMQEKARTNLQQMEMEFNLGNLDPTSFLRNQEIYTIARSEYENARKNFFVAIQKLEILLGEPLVNIIK from the coding sequence ATGAAATTCATATTTAAAAAGCAGCTGCTCAAATATATTGTTTATACGATTTCGTTTTTTATTTTTTTTATTTCCGGTAAAAAACTCAGTGCGCAAGAGCAGGGAGATATTGAAAAGTACATTAACCTAAATATGCCCCTTGCAGATCAACTTCCAAAATTGGACAGCCTGATTGAAATCGCAATAGGTAATCACCCAACGGTAAAAGTCAATCAAGCTCTAGTAGGATCAGCAGAGGCTAGAATTAATTTAGCCAAAAAATCATGGTCAAATTTAGTACGGGTTTATGTTGATTACTCTTACGGTAACCAAGCCATTTTATATGCTTCTGGGTCCGACTTATCTAATATCGCGAACGGTTATAGGACAGGGGCAAATTTAAGTATTCCGCTATCTGAAGTCTTTTTGAAAAAAGACAGGGTCAAGCTCCAAAAACAAGAACTTGAGGCGACATTTTATAAAACAAAGGAAATGGAATTAACCATTTCCAATCAGGTGATTGAAGAGTACAATAGTGCCTTACTTGGGCAGAAGCTAATGCTCATAAGGTTAGAAATGCAAGAGAAAGCCCGAACCAATTTACAACAAATGGAGATGGAGTTTAACTTAGGTAATCTTGACCCAACTTCCTTTTTACGTAATCAGGAAATTTATACCATTGCGCGTTCAGAATATGAAAATGCGAGAAAAAACTTTTTTGTGGCTATTCAGAAATTAGAAATACTATTAGGGGAACCCCTTGTCAATATTATTAAGTAA